Within the Tursiops truncatus isolate mTurTru1 chromosome 19, mTurTru1.mat.Y, whole genome shotgun sequence genome, the region TGGGCCTCCACCCCCATCTCAAAGGCCCCAAGAGTAACTGCCCCAGGCTGAAGCAGGCTGATTGGAAACAGGAAATGAACGCTCAGACCACCTGCACTTTGTACTTATCGAGCCCAGAGCTTCCCCTTCAAGGCAGGAAGTTCTCAAAAGCCCCAGGGTTCTTAACCCCAAATTTCTCCCTCAAAAAACTTTAATTATCGTAAAAAGCACAGAGCATTAAGTTTACCATCATAACCCTTAACCattatacagttcagtggctgTTATATGTAGGCTGTTagttgtgcaacagatctctgGCACGTTTTTATCAGCAGAACTGAAATTCTACACTTTAACAACTCCTCattttttccctccccaccctagccacaggcaaccactgttctttttctgtttctatgtatttttgaCTACTTCAGATATCTCATATGTGGGGGAGCACAGtgtctgtctttttgtgactgacttatttcacttagcataaagtccaGAAGTACCCtcttttctaaggctgaataatactccattgtatgtatggaccacattttctttttccattcctctgtctgtggacatttgggttgcatCCAtcccttggctattgtaaagaatgctgcagtgaatatggatgtgcaaatatctcttcaaaatcctgctttcaattctttgggatatAAAACCAGAAGTgagtttgctggatcatatggtaaatctattttttgtttttgaaagaaactccatatactgttttccacagcagatTCACTATTTTATGCTTCCACCAACAGTGCTCAAagtttccaatttcttcacattccTGCCAACGCAGGTTATTTTctgcatgcctgtgtgtgtgtgtgtgtgtgtgtgtgtgtgtgtgtacatgcatgatGGCCACTATAAAATGAGTGTGAGGTAATATCCTACCGTtattttgatttacattcccctaatgattagtgatgttgagtatcttttcataagctagttggccacttgtatatcctctttggagaaatgtctattcaagtgtTTTGACCATGTTTTGATCAggtaatttggggtttttttagtgttgttgttgaattgtagggtttctttatatattctaggcattaaccccttaacagatatatgattttcttttctaataaatttattttatttatttatttatttttggctgcattgggtcttcgttgctgcacgcgggctttctctagttgcggcgagcgggggctactctttgttgcggtgcacgggcttctcattgtggtggcttctcttgttgtggagcacaggctctaggcgcgaggtcttcagtagttgtggtgcacaggcttagttgctccgcagcgtgtgggatcttcccggaccagggatcgaacccgtgtcccctgcattggcaggcggattcttttttcttttttttttgcggtatgcgggcctctcactgctgtggccttttccgttgcggagcacaggctccggacgcgcaggctcagtggccatggctcaaggacccagccactccgcggcatgtgggatcttcccggaccggggcacgaacccctgtcccctgcatcggcaggcagactcaaccactgcaccaccagggcaagccctgtttttttttgtttgtttttttttgttttactgttaATATTTCTCCCAGACTTCTTCCCCAAAGTGACCTTTGACCTTTTACCAGAGTGACCATACATCAAGGAAAAAGACATAATCAGACTTTTGGGGGGATTGATGGACACAGGCTCTGAAATGACACTAATTGCAGGTGACCCAAAATGTCACCGTAGCCCACCAGTCAGAGTAGGACCGTATGGAAATCAGACAAGCAATGGAGTTTTAGCTCCAGTCCATCTCACAAGGGCCCACTGGGTCCCTGAACTCATCCTGTGGTTATTTCCCCAGTTTTGAAATGCATAATTGGAGTAGATATATTCAGCAACTGGAAGAATCCCCACATTGGTTCCCTGACCTGTGGAGTGAGGGCTATTTTGGGGGGATAGGCCAAATGGAAGCCACTAGAACTGCCTCCACCtaggaaaataaatcaaaagcaaTACTACATTCCTGGAGGGACTGCAGAGATTAGTACCATCAAGGAATTGAAGAATGTGGGGAAGGTGTGATATTGTGGTTTATAATCAGAAGCACacatttggtctttgtccccatttctgacacagagctccttaaaacccttggaatttcctaagtgcttAGAGCTAcgaaggtgtcttttgttatgttaatgaggtctCTACTGGACTGCATCTAAAGATGAGGGCTGGTGGCTAGTGGACCCAAAggagtgattagagggttggaactttccgTCCCATCCTGccactggacagccacatgcaaaagagtaaAACTGGATGACTATCTTACACCATAAAgcaaaattaactcagaatggatgaaagacttgaatgtaagacctgaaaccgtaaaaatcctagaagataaACATAGGCAGTAAGTTCCTTGACATTGCTCTCGGTGATGAGTTTTCGGATTTGACACCACAAGCaaaggcaagaaaagcaaaaatcaacaagtaggactacatcaaactaaaaggcttctgcGCAGTATAGGAAacaaaccatcaacaaaatgaaaaggcaacctactgaatgggagataagatttgcagatcatatatctgataaggggtaaataccccaaatgtttaaagaactgAGACAACTCAATAGCACATAACCAAACgatctgattaaaaatgggcagaggatctgagtaagcgtttttccaaagaagacatacagatggccaacaggtacaggAAACagtgctcaacaccactaatcatcagggaaatgcagatcaaaattGCATGAGCTATTACCTCAcagctgttagaatggctgttatccaaaagacaagaaataacaagtgttggtgagggtgtggagaacaggaaacccttgtgcactgttggtgggaatgtaaattgcgtaaattggtccagccactagggaagacagaatggaggttactcagaaagttaaaaatagaactaccatgtgacctagcaattccacttctgggaattcagctgaagaaaatgaaaacactaacttgaaaagatttATGAACCCTCAtgttattgcagcattatttacattagtCAAGATATGAAacgaacctaagtgtccatctacgggtgaatggatgaagataatgtggtgtacatatatataacggaatattattcagccattaaaaacatgaaatcttgccatttactacaaacatgtatggaccttgaggagattatgttaagtgaaatgtcagagaaagacgaatgctgtataatctcatttatatgtggaatttaaaacaaatcaaaaaacctCAAGCTcaaaaacagagaacagattggtggttgccagagatgaggagtggggtgtgtgtgaaaTGGGTGAATGGAGTCAAAAGGTATATATTcgggtttgggcttccctggtggcgcagtggttgagagtccgcctgccgatgcgggggacacgggttcgtgcctcggtccgggaggatcctacatgcctcggagcggctgggcccgtgagccatggccgctgagcctgcgcatccggagcctgtgctcctctaATGATCCACTAGCAAAATTTACACTTCCTGTTCCCGTGACTTTATGTTCTGCTGGCCCAGAGGTCTTGGTTCCAAAGGGAGGAATGCTTCCACCGGGAGACACAAAAATGATTCCACTGACACATCAGGGTTCCTGGCTTTCAAGCTGTCTAAAAAGTGTAGAACCTGGAGAGTACCAATCTCAGCTTCAACCTCCTTTCCTCACAGGGATCAGGGGtcagaaaaaatgagagagactAGTGAGGCCCAGAGATTGTGAGGGGGCAGAGATCACAGGGATAGCTGCCTAGAACGGAAGCAGGTGAGGTCACTGGCTGAGGCTGTCCGTCCACAGAGTCCCAGGGAGAAGGTGGTACAGGAAAGAAACCCcaggaatgggggagggagaagcagaggaTCACAGGCGCTGCGGGAGCTACCCCGAGGCCCTGGGTGGGACTGTGTGTGTGAAGCCACCTCAAGACCAGGGGCCTCTCCATTCATAGCCTATGTGTACAGAGAGCGCCAACGACAACCCTGGATAAAAGTGGACTTAACACGAGAGTTCAGCCATGGGCATAGGGCACCCGTGAGGCCCAGCTCTTGATGAACAAGAGGGAACCAGCTCCCTTCTCACCTGACCCAGGCCCCAGGAGCGAGAGGGGAAGTTGACTGTCCATCCTTTCCCCCTCTGCTCCCCTGACCCAGACCTTCCCCTCCTGACAAGCCTGGTTCCCTGCTCCTGCCTCTTCTTCCCATAGACCCATCACCTAGTGCTCCAGCCACATTCACTACTGTCTCCCAGGGACGCACACAGTATAACCTACTGGAGACAAACACAGACTCATCTACATTCCTGGAAATCTGAGCTTGGTGACGTCTCATTAAGGAACGGGGCTGGAGTTCTTGGAGCAGCAGAGACTGTGACTCACAGAGCTGGAACATGATGCAGCATTCACATGATACGTAACCCATGTAAAAAGTTCATGGTGTTGAATAAACATGCAGAGCAGCATGGCACGGTAACTGCTGCACTTCCCTCCTTGTCCACCAGAGGGCGGCAGTTACTCCACAGGCTAGAGCCTCCCCAAGGGCTACAGACCTCCCTCAGCCCAGCAGAATAGGACCCTCACCAGTGTCACCTTAGGCCACAGCTCTCCAAGCTCCCCACAATGGACAGCTCCTCCATCCAGCCAGGAGTCGGCCCACTTCACACCTTTAGGAACTACTATTCCTTCAGGTCATCAGTGTGTGTCCCAGGAAGCTGTGGCCCAGCTAGACCCCCATGGAGAGAGAAGGAGCGTCCCTCTCACCAGACATCACTCACGTTGCACCCTTTCCAGCCCCTCAATCCTTTCCTGGAGCCTTCTGGCAGGAACAGAAGGAAACCTTCTCAGAGCATTTGAGAACATTGGAAAGACCCTCCGTGTCACaaagggaaataagatcctggtTTGGGGACCTCTAGGTGTCTGTGTGGTGCTGACAGACCTTGCTACTGAAACCGTGCTCCACGGCCCGTATGATCAGCGTCACCTGAGAGCTAGCTCGATGCAGACTCTCAGGTCCACCCCACACCTGCTGAGgcagactctgtgctttcacaggATCTGCAGACCCTCCGTGTGCACAAGAGAGGGGAAGAGTCTACCCCAGCCCATTACGGGGTCTCAGCCTGGCTGGGCATACATGTTACCTGGGCAGCTGCTGAAACAGCATTTCTAAGGGGTCATCTGGGCATTCACAGTCTTTATAAAGTTCCACAGTGATTCCAATGCACAGTGTGGGTGACATTCCTGTGACAAGGGTATGAGATGTAGCCGCAGGGCTCCTGCTCTAAAGGGAAAAcgcagaaggggaaggggaggctgtgGGGGAGAGGCTGACTGTGCACCCCAACTGCAAACTGTGGGGAATGCCCAGGACACGGAGCCCCAGGGTTGTGCTCCCCCCAACCAATggcaaattgtgtgtgtgtgtttctaggCTGAGGAGTCAAGCtgaaaaaggcagaaagagcAGCGGTTCACAGGGAAATGAATTGTAAACAGAAAGAGAaggtggaagaagagagaaggcaggcagaaatgagagaggagggagagggagggcccTGGGCAGAGACCCCGCCCCTGGCCCACGTGACCCAGCGAAGTGCTCCTGCCCCAGGAGGAGGCCCagcacagagggaggaaggacagCAGAGCTCACACATCAGACAGCAGTGCTCGTGAGCATTTCAGGAGCTGAAGCTCTTCTCACAGAGCGAGGGACACAGCAGACACCATGAAGCCCCCCTTAGCCCATGCCCACAGAGGGTGCAGCCCCTGGAATGGGCTCCTGCTGGCAGGTGAGAGGGGACAATTTTCAGGgtgtgggcaggggtgggagaacAGAGACAGGCTGAGGTCTCTGGGGGAGACAGGGCTCTGAGAGTGGACAGAGGGCTTCTGTCTGGACCTGAGGGAAGAGGACAtgggagcaggggagggtggggggagggactgAGCAACAGGAAAATCTCAATGAACTGGAATTGGTGAGGGGCAGGAAAACCTCAATTACTGTACATTTTCCAAATTATTCATCACTGAACAGTAATTTTTCAAAACTGGTGACAATAACAATTTATGTCAGGGTGTCAATCCAGAAAAAAACGCAACCAGGAAGCTAAACACTGTCCTTACCCACCACCCTTAGAGATTGACAAACAAACACCAGGCGGTGGAGGCCCTGGGAACACTCATTCCTTCCTCACCTGGTATTTGGAGCCTGGTCCAGGCCCTGGGTTACAACCAGGATCAGACAAGTCCCTGCCGTCCCAGAGCTCACACTCTATGGGGAGGAAGACAGACAAGCAAAGAGATCTAGAATGTGCTGTCAGGTGCTGACAAGTATCATGAAGGAAACGGAGCAGGGAAAGGTCAGAAAGTGAAGACGGAGGGTCTTCGGAGCAGGTGTCAGGGAGGGCAGCTCCCAACAGGCCCCTAAGTGTGAACAAGCGTGTGAGGGCAGCAAGGGAGTGAGCCAGGAAGACATCTGGGGAAACAGAGGAAATAACAAGCTCAGAGGGGCTGAAGTAATGGGGGTCATGCTGCTGACCCTGAGCCAGTagcaaacacacatgcacacacagacacagacagacagacagacacacacacacacacacacacacacacgcactacAAAAACACACACCAAGGCTGAGGGATGAAGAGCCCTGCTCAGGACCCAGGGCCCCATTTTTCCATCCCAACACATAGGTCAGAatattaatttctctctcttccctcctagTCGCACTCGTAACTTTCTGGAAGCTGCTCAGCACTGTGAAACCCACTATTGAATCGGTGCCCGTCATTGCTGCAGAAGGCACGGATGTGCTTCTACTTGTCCACAGTGTGACAGGGGATCTTCTAGGCTACAGCTGGTACAGAGGAGAAAGGGTAGAGAACAACCAACTAATTGCATCACATAGAATAGACGTTAGTACAAGCACCACTGGGCTTGCACACAGCGGTCGAGAGACAATATACCCCAACGGATCCCTGCTGTTCCAGAATGTCACCCAGCACGACACAGGATACTACACCCTGTTCATCATAAAGAATGATTTACAGACGGAAAGACTAGCTGCACAACTCCGCGTATACCGTGAGTGATTCCTCTCTGACCTCTGGGTGTTGGGTGGGGTGAATTCTAGTCACACACAGAGGACTGACAGGCCTGGACTGTGTCTCCATCCCCCTCTGTATCACATCCCAGGTTGGGGTTTGAACATTTAGTGcaggacacacacacagtggagaCAAACTTCAAAGGATCAGAATTCTTTCGCAGAATCCGGACTCTGAAGACATTCTGTGCAGGAAGAAGGACCAGGCTGATGGGAGTAACACAGCAGAGGAAGATCAGCCGCAGTTCAAccccctgggcccctccctgTGCCCATGATGCTGAGGGAGACCCTGTAGGACTCAGTATGGGCCTGGCCTGAGGGCCCCCTGGGACCCCCACAGAGAAGCTCAGCCCCGGGAAGCCCCTGCCCAGCTCCTCCGCTCCCGCCTCCAACAACCCCGGAGAACATTTGCCACTGTTGGGCTTTAAGCTCCTGGACGGGGTTGACTGGGAGCAGTGACTTCCCAGCTGCCTGAGTCCCAAGGCTTCAGAGCTGGTCACCAGCCAGGGCTCAGCCCCAAGAGCCACATTTGGGCAGGGGTGGAGTCTGGGCCTTCACCTGAGACTCAGCATGGAGAGCAAGACAGGTTATTAGCCGACCACCTGGGGGACTAAGGAGACTCCAGAGGAAGGTCGGCATCCTCAGGGAGGAACAGAGGACAGAAGATGCTCCTGGCAGCTCCTTGACCACCGGGCACAGCCCAGGGAGCCCTCTCCTGTGGATGCAACTAATAATAGATGCAGTTTTTATGGTCAGCTCCTCTATGCTCAGCTTTAGGTCAGTTAATTATTAATGATTTAAGGTTAATACACAGGCAACATGGCAATCCTGAGACAGTTtaccattttttctattttaatgagGAGAAACTGAGTTAAAGGGGATTACACTCACTGAATCAGAGTCACACAGACCATGACTGGCCAATCAGAGTCATGCCAAGATAACAGCCCCGTCCTCTCCTCCATCCCGGGGGCCTTGTTGTGCATCTTTGGACCCAGAAGCCAGCTGTGGGTTCAGATCCTTTCTTCTTGGGCATCCCCAGCTCAGAGGGAGACTCTGGCATGGAAAGTGAAAGGAAATGGAAGATGAATCCTGTTTACTCTAGAACTAAATGACCTGCATCAATGATCATAGTCAGTGACAGGAATGTCCAGGCCTTCCCTCTTCAGGCAGCCAATGCACAAGCTCCTTGCACTGGATgagaaatcatttatttatttgtttcctaaTGTGCTGGGTGTCACTCCCGCTGGAATAACATGGGAAGGACTCGGTTTCCTCACTCTCCAACCTCCACCTGCAAGCAGCATAGGGCCCAACAGGTAAACTCTCAATCTTTCTTTgatgaaggaaggatggaaggtataagaatgagtgaatgacctataatctcttcaggcACTGGAATCTGGATGCAGAATCCTAGGAGGTACTGGCCACACCTACTGCCTGTCTCTCCAGGGATGGGACCCATGTTCCATCCTCTGACCACCCGCCCCTAAAGCACGTTGGGAGCCAGGTCTCACGGTGACTGTGGGGCTGCTCGGCCATGGGAGGGTTTTCCAGGGCTGTAGGGGTCCTGCCTCTGGGCAGCAGTGGGGCTCTTGGATCTTTGATCTTTGACGGCATTTGTAACCCCCACTTTGAAGTCACTTGTAAATGGACATTTTTTGCTCTCTCTGCTGCTTCCATGtctctcatcttcctcctccttctttccagCCGGGACTGGCCCTGCTCTGCACAGCTCCCCTACCCTTAAGCCTTCCACAGATACTCCCGCAAATGGCTGACTGCCCTGTTCCCGTCCTGCTAACACCTGTGGCCAGACCCACCCTCCCGGGCAATAGTAAAGGACGCAGAAATCAGTGGGAGCAGCAGCCTCTGCGAGGCTCCAACACGAGCCAGTTTCCCCAGGTCACCGGGAGAATGAGCTCCCACTTTGCCCTGGTCCAGGGCTCTTTCCCTCCATGATGGCAACAAGTGGAACACACCACGTAACAGGTGGTGAATCTTAAGGCCTACATGACTCAACCAGGAAGTCAAAGGCAGAAAGACAGTTCTGCAGTCCCCAGTGGCTCACTTCACCTCTTTGATTTGTGACTCACATTCTTGTCCTTCTGGGAGCCTCCCGTTCCTCTCAGTGGTTCCCAAGACCTTCCCAGGGTGGGGCTGACAGACCCTGTGCCATCTGACTGCTTTACTGACTGTTTCATTCATCCTCATGATGGTACCTGTATCATAGGGCTCTCCGACGATGAGGTGCCCAAGCCACTGTCCTTTCACTTAGACTTGGCCCAACTCAGACAAATTTGATCCAGCTCTACCTGTGTTTCCtgaggtagaaagaaaagaaaagaaaacatgccaCACGCCAGTGGTGGGCCTCCTCCCCATTTGCCTGACTGTCCATGGAAATTGGTGACAGGGACCTCTTCTCCTAAAGTTATTAACATAACACAGAACGTTTCTACTAATTTAAATCATTCCTCTCTTTATAAAACAGACTCAGACCTCTCCCCGATCAATTCTGTCCAAGACTAAGGGCAGAGACGTTGGTTCTACTGCCAAAGCCAGCCAGCATGTCcccctcactcttttttttttttttaaatacttatttatttatttattttggctgggtcttagctgcggcatgcaggatctttaagttgtggcaggcgggcttcttagttgcggcatgcgaactcttagttggggcatacatgcaggatctagttccccgaccagggatagaagccgggccctctgcattgggagcgcagagtcttacccactggaccaccagggaagtccctccccctcACTCTTTTCTAATCATTCTTTGGACTTGCCTAGCCTTT harbors:
- the LOC101329357 gene encoding cell adhesion molecule CEACAM7-like, with protein sequence MKPPLAHAHRGCSPWNGLLLAVALVTFWKLLSTVKPTIESVPVIAAEGTDVLLLVHSVTGDLLGYSWYRGERVENNQLIASHRIDVSTSTTGLAHSGRETIYPNGSLLFQNVTQHDTGYYTLFIIKNDLQTERLAAQLRVYPVLPTPVITSNNSNPVEQDTVVLTCGTETQNTSHTWWVNKQSLPNSTRLELSEDNRTLTLFHVTRNDTGPYMCEARNPVSVSRSDPFTLNVIFDSTGLSGGAIACIVIGVLAGVALIEPLVYFPYMR